A genomic segment from Drosophila willistoni isolate 14030-0811.24 chromosome 2L unlocalized genomic scaffold, UCI_dwil_1.1 Seg168, whole genome shotgun sequence encodes:
- the LOC6643356 gene encoding thioredoxin domain-containing protein 15 encodes MYAKFILLLFAICVRQMANAELSGLFSALQYFGLYSNGTASNESLGQSRGQSHYSFESFALMGDRLTCAPDDEHILHLNQAPPVRKPPIMIKCLQPDLYNSTDSNGAPAIEPHLLIMKSSKDIVNLLKPIGNATKRREHGSCVVIHFCTPTSLECARVAPIINLLPHLFPTLPIAYIDAYEFTRFNAEFGIVSLPTLLIFHQGKPLIKYDPVWAESEKRSFGRFIMRHTNVRTVDRKSISPQVLARTQNEPLPNVPEIQTDYYLGLAWAFICVCLANYVRGTGFWKQLVDAIQRNWRESEETQMQMVD; translated from the exons ATGTACGCAaagtttattttgttattgtttg CCATCTGTGTCCGGCAGATGGCAAATGCTGAGCTGTCTGGCCTGTTTAGCGCCCTACAATACTTTGGTCTCTACTCGAATGGAACTGCTTCAAACGAATCGTTGGGCCAATCCCGGGGCCAAAGTCACTATAGCTTCGAGTCCTTTGCGCTCATGGGTGATCGTCTTACATGTGCCCCCGATGATGAGCACATTTTGCATTTGAATCAGGCTCCACCAGTGCGCAAGCCGCCCATTATGATAAAATGTCTGCAACCGGATCTGTATAATAGCACCGATTCTAATGGGGCGCCAGCAATCGAGCCGCATTTGCTGATAATGAAGAGTTCCAAGGACATTGTGAATCTTCTCAAGCCCATAGGGAATGCCACCAAGCGGCGTGAACATGGCAGCTGCGTGGTAATCCATTTCTGCACTCCGACAAGCCTGGAATGCGCCAGAGTGGCTCCGATTATCAATTTGCTGCCCCATCTGTTTCCCACTCTACCAATTGCCTACATTGATGCCTACGAATTCACACGATTTAATGCAGAATTTGGTATTGTGTCACTGCCCACTCTGTTGATATTCCATCAGGGCAAACCACTGATCAAATATGATCCCGTCTGGGCAGAATCCGAGAAGCGAAGCTTTGGTCGTTTCATTATGCGACACACGAATGTCAGGACTGTGGATCGTAAGAGCATTTCTCCTCAAGTTCTAGCTCGAACACAAAATGAACCATTACCAAATGTACCCGAAATTCAAACGGATTACTATTTGGGATTGGCCTGGGCATTCATATGCGTTTGCCTGGCCAACTATGTCCGGGGCACTGGTTTTTGGAAGCAGCTGGTGGATGCCATCCAACGCAATTGGCGGGAGTCCGAGGAGACGCAAATGCAGATGGTGGACTAA